In one Streptomyces venezuelae genomic region, the following are encoded:
- the prfB gene encoding peptide chain release factor 2: MAVVDVSEELKSLSSTMESIEAVLDLDKMRADIAVLEEQAAAPSLWDDPDAAQKITSKLSHLQAEVRKAEALRGRIDDLSVLFEMAEEEDDPDTRAEAESELESVKKALDEMEVRTLLSGEYDAREAVVTIRAEAGGVDASDFAEKLQRMYLRWAERHGYKTELYETSYAEEAGIKSTTFAVNVPYAYGTLSVEQGTHRLVRISPFDNQGRRQTSFAGVEILPVVEQTDHIEIDESELRVDVYRSSGPGGQGVNTTDSAVRLTHLPTGIVVSCQNERSQIQNKATAMNVLQAKLLERRRQEEQAKMNALKGDGGNSWGNQMRSYVLHPYQMVKDLRTEFEVGNPESVFNGEIDGFLEAGIRWRKQQEK; encoded by the coding sequence GGGCCGATATCGCCGTGCTCGAGGAGCAGGCGGCCGCACCGTCCCTGTGGGACGACCCCGACGCGGCACAGAAGATCACCAGCAAGCTGAGCCACCTCCAGGCGGAGGTCAGGAAGGCCGAAGCGCTCCGTGGGCGCATCGACGACCTCAGCGTGCTCTTCGAGATGGCCGAGGAGGAGGACGACCCGGACACCCGCGCCGAGGCCGAGTCCGAGCTCGAGTCCGTCAAGAAGGCGCTGGACGAGATGGAGGTCAGGACCCTCCTCTCCGGGGAGTACGACGCGCGTGAGGCCGTCGTCACCATCCGCGCGGAGGCCGGCGGCGTCGACGCCTCCGACTTCGCGGAGAAGCTCCAGCGCATGTACCTGCGCTGGGCGGAGCGCCACGGCTACAAGACGGAGCTCTACGAGACGTCGTACGCGGAAGAGGCCGGCATCAAGTCGACCACCTTCGCCGTGAACGTCCCGTACGCCTACGGAACACTCTCCGTCGAGCAGGGCACCCACCGCCTCGTGCGCATCTCGCCCTTCGACAACCAGGGCCGCCGCCAGACCTCCTTCGCCGGCGTCGAGATCCTCCCCGTGGTCGAGCAGACCGACCACATCGAGATCGACGAGAGCGAGCTGCGCGTCGACGTGTACCGCTCGTCGGGCCCCGGTGGCCAGGGCGTCAACACGACCGACTCCGCGGTCCGCCTGACGCACCTGCCGACCGGCATCGTCGTCTCCTGTCAGAACGAGCGCTCGCAGATCCAGAACAAGGCGACCGCGATGAACGTCCTCCAGGCGAAGCTCCTCGAGCGTCGCCGCCAGGAGGAGCAGGCGAAGATGAACGCCCTCAAGGGCGACGGCGGCAACTCCTGGGGCAACCAGATGCGTTCGTACGTCCTGCACCCCTACCAGATGGTGAAGGACCTGCGGACGGAGTTCGAGGTCGGCAACCCCGAGTCCGTTTTCAACGGCGAGATCGACGGATTCCTGGAAGCCGGAATTCGCTGGCGCAAGCAGCAGGAGAAGTAA